The following nucleotide sequence is from Psilocybe cubensis strain MGC-MH-2018 chromosome 13, whole genome shotgun sequence.
TCCCAGGCAGGCATTGcgtttctttgtcttttcgtTTCATCGCCGTTGATTCCCTTTACTGCAGAAACCACAAATACAGAAGCAACAAGAGTACGCCTAATGATTACGAACAGAATGAAAGACAACTGATGCGTCGCGTGCATAGTTATATTCGAATCTTGGAGGCGAGAATTAAGAGATTAGAAGGGTATATACAGGCAGTGAGTTGTTTTAATATTAAGCCTCCAGACAAATCACTGTAACTATTGCGTTGATAGCTCTATCCAGACGAAGAGGTAGATTACATCATTGGAAAACCTCCTCCCGTCATCAAACGCAGGGATCGAGCTCAATGTCCCGTTCCCATTATCCCCTCTCAAGAAGAATCCATCGCGGAAACACCTGAAGACTTTGCCGAAATTTCCGAGGCTGATGACATGGCTCATGTCATGCTGGCGAAACAACTTGAGCGTATAACATTAACGCCCACCGCTTCAAACCGTTTCTTTGGCCAAGCGAGGTGCGCCGATGTCCTAAAACATAGACATTTCCATTAAAATGCAAATGTAGTCCTATCATGGCGGTTCAACAGGcttcaacgctgagaagCCGGCTGACAGGTGTCCCTGATACAGGATTGGATCCTAAGGAATATCGACGGCCGTTATACTGGACAATGAGCCCGGTACGTGGGTCTTGATCGCAAGATGCAGTTGTTTGACTAGATATTGCACAGTGGGCATACGACTACGTTTGTTCTCCTGAGTCACCATATGTATATCCAGAATTCGATCTTCTCTTAAGCCTGGTCACCATTTACTTTGAGAAAATTAACTGTCTAATTCCTATCCTTCATGAACCTACCTTTATGCAGGATCTTTTGTCCTGGAAGCATTGTCACGACCAATCTTTTGGAATGACTGTTCTCTTAGTATGCGCAAATGCGTCGAAGTATTCGTCGGATCCTCGGGTACTTGCATCTCCAGATCACCCTCATTCAGCTTCTTCCGCTGGATGGCATTATTTCTCTCAGGTGCCGATACATCGAAAAATAATGCTGTATACAGCAACAGTCTATGATTTGCAATACTACGCTGTACGTGGATGACTTCCTTGATCATGTAATCGTGTTCATTGAACGCGAATGTGCAGCTCGCGGCAATCTTTATCGGTGGAACTTCGCTGTGTCCTGTATCATGCAATTTGCTTGGCATAGGATTAAGATACGCCGTAGAGCTGGGTGCACACCGCCGAAGGGGAACAAAGCGTTCATCTGTCGATGAAGAGCTGCTAAAACGTGCATTTTGGTTCGCCCAAGACACTTAATTGCTCCATTGCCCATCCTGACATATTCCGCAGGGCATTGTACTGTTTGGATACGATTAACAACTCATTCTATGGTCGACCTGCCGGTATCTCCCATGAATCGTGAGCTTAAGTATTTTCGATTTAAATCTCACAATAATTCTACGTTCCTAGGCTCGACATTGAGTACCcaattgaatgtgatgatgAATACTGGAGAAGCGATGATTCAGAGGAAGCTTTTAAGCAACCCTCAGGGAAACCATGCTCGATTTCTAATTTTATTTGTTTAATCAAGCTATGCGAAATCCTGGGTTTCGCAACAAGAACTCTTTATTCCACCAAGAAGAGCAAAATTCTTTCAGGATATTTTGGGACTGATTGGGAAATTCGAATGGTCTCTGAACTCGACTCGTCTCTGAATAAATGGAAAGcttccctccctccctaTTGTATGTTGAACTCTCCCTCATTGAGCCACACTGACTTTCCCATAGTGGTTTGGGACGCTGACAGAGAGGACTCGGTGTTTTTTCACCAATCCGTCAATCTTCACGCAATGTTTTCCTATGTTCAGATGCAGGTTTATAGGCCTTTCCTGACAAAACAGTCTCCCTTGTCAGCATCCTCTCTTGCTATGTGTACAAATGCTGCCAGACTGTGTACGCACATCCAGGAGGTAGCCATTGCCAGGGATCTCTGTGTCTCATCACACACAATTGTATGATTTTGACTTGTTGTTGGCAACCTACTACAAATTCGATTGCTGAAATATACTTCTAGTATAGTGCGTTCACTGCGGGGATAATTAGTGTTCTATGTCTATGGGGAAGCCAAAGGCCAGGTTACGTTGGCGATcaccaaaaagaagaagaaaatcttGTGAAATGTGTTAAAGTCTTGGGAAAATGCGAAACATTGTATGGTACCGCGTTCTGACTCTGCAAGATTATTTTCTGATTCATTAGCATGTCCTAGATTTCATTTGGCCGGCTCATTACGGTACGTGGTGTGTAGCCCCTCTGTTGTTCCTTTGATTGTTTACTGTTGGATTGATAGCGACATTCTGTGTGAAGCTGGGGCTGTCAGCCAGGTCGACGACACTCGTGATCCACAGAGCTTCCGGTTGGGAAGTAGTCAAACCGAAAGCAATATACATGACCACGCCTTTGACACGCAAACCGTAGTAGAAGAGACCACTTCATCTGCAAACACCGATTGGGACCTTTATAGATTAATCCTCACCGAGATGGGACATCGTGAGGTCGGGTCCACGAGTGCACCTACCGTCGATACTCAGGTCACAGCACACGAGGCTTCGCAACCACCCGACCCTGCGACTTTCAACTTTTGGGGCGATCCTTCCGCAACCTATACCAGGTATGTTACTCTGACCATTGCCGCGCGACTGTTCCTCCTATCTCTTTCCTGTAGCTTCGAGGAATGGGACACACTTGTTCGGGATATACGCCATTTGCAATGGTGCGCTATGATCTTTTGAGCACCATCTGTAACTTCCACCTAATGACGTGGATGCAGAGAATAACGCTCTACGCCACT
It contains:
- a CDS encoding ABC-transporter-regulating transcription factor; this encodes MRRVHSYIRILEARIKRLEGYIQALYPDEEVDYIIGKPPPVIKRRDRAQCPVPIIPSQEESIAETPEDFAEISEADDMAHVMLAKQLERITLTPTASNRFFGQASPIMAVQQASTLRSRLTGVPDTGLDPKEYRRPLYWTMSPWAYDYVCSPESPYVYPEFDLLLSLVTIYFEKINCLIPILHEPTFMQDLLSWKHCHDQSFGMTVLLVCANASKYSSDPRVLASPDHPHSASSAGWHYFSQVPIHRKIMLYTATVYDLQYYALAAIFIGGTSLCPVSCNLLGIGLRYAVELGAHRRRGTKRSSVDEELLKRAFWALYCLDTINNSFYGRPAGISHESLDIEYPIECDDEYWRSDDSEEAFKQPSGKPCSISNFICLIKLCEILGFATRTLYSTKKSKILSGYFGTDWEIRMVSELDSSLNKWKASLPPYLVWDADREDSVFFHQSVNLHAMFSYVQMQVYRPFLTKQSPLSASSLAMCTNAARLCTHIQEVAIARDLCVSSHTIYSAFTAGIISVLCLWGSQRPGYVGDHQKEEENLVKCVKVLGKCETLFHLAGSLRDILCEAGAVSQVDDTRDPQSFRLGSSQTESNIHDHAFDTQTVVEETTSSANTDWDLYRLILTEMGHREVGSTSAPTVDTQVTAHEASQPPDPATFNFWGDPSATYTSFEEWDTLVRDIRHLQWCAMIF